A single region of the Salvia miltiorrhiza cultivar Shanhuang (shh) chromosome 8, IMPLAD_Smil_shh, whole genome shotgun sequence genome encodes:
- the LOC131000910 gene encoding LOB domain-containing protein 37-like — MSCNGCRILRKGCNENCILRQSLQCIESPQSQANATLFVAKFFGRAGLVSFLSSVPDSQRPALFQSLLFEACGRTVNPVNGAVGLLWTGNWRVCQSAVETVLRGGVLRPLPEFEEGLLTEENDDSLYGSRDLNKRLKASDEGSSALDLGLTAAKRVSRREKKRPATPSDESDTTTFESGFACHQDLQHGHDQTKLLHLFF, encoded by the exons ATGAGCTGCAACGGATGCAGAATACTCCGGAAAGGGTGCAACGAAAACTGCATTCTACGGCAAAGCTTACAATGCATCGAGAGCCCTCAATCTCAAGCCAACGCCACCCTCTTCGTCGCCAAATTCTTCGGCCGCGCCGGCCTCGTCTCCTTCCTCTCCTCCGTCCCCGATTCCCAAAGACCTG CACTCTTTCAGTCCTTGCTGTTTGAAGCGTGCGGCCGCACGGTCAACCCGGTCAACGGAGCCGTCGGCTTGCTGTGGACCGGCAATTGGCGCGTGTGCCAGTCGGCTGTGGAGACGGTGCTCCGCGGCGGAGTCCTCCGCCCCTTGCCGGAGTTCGAGGAAGGTTTATTAACGGAAGAGAACGATGATTCGCTGTACGGATCGCGAGATCTGAACAAGAGGCTGAAAGCATCGGATGAAGGTAGCAGCGCGCTGGACCTCGGCTTGACGGCGGCAAAGAGAGTGAGTCGCAGAGAGAAGAAGAGACCGGCGACGCCGTCGGATGAGTCCGATACGACGACGTTCGAGAGCGGGTTTGCATGTCATCAGGATTTGCAGCACGGACATGATCAAACCAAGCTCCTGCACCTCTTCTTTTAA
- the LOC131000833 gene encoding QWRF motif-containing protein 2-like gives MMVAAVLGAASAAEPQNPKTAAAAAQEEHSRRSPLLPSEKDNSNGVANNPRKPKSRIVSSRYMSPSASTSTSNSSSVSSSSSNSRRYPSPLIPRSSTPVSNGPKRSVSVDRRRTAAARPLISDLDSKNGNAAEMSAAAKLLVTSTRSLSVSFQGEAFSLPISKTKAAPPNVRKGTPERRRGSTPLRGNQVENSKPSDHNRWPARNRVVNPLSRSLDCRGSGGGDRSKVMGSANGIRTLQQLMNDEKRPSLDGSLSLDLGNSDLIKAVPDGNSVIDGISLPCDLTVSDSDSVSSDSTSGVQEFGGSANGRNGPRGIAVSARFWQETNSRLRRLQDPSSPLSVSPTSKLMVPPNLRRSSSDGHGLFMSSPRTMLSPARSGIRPASPSKLMTTPVGSSPSRGHSPSRIKNAVSTINNNFIETPTVLSFAVDVRRGKVGESRIFDAHLLRLLYNRNLQWCFVNATTEAVMLVQKHSAEKNLWNSWIAISDLRDTVTKRSHRLQLLRQKLRLASILKGQMTLLEDWASMENNHSDSLLGAIEALKASTLRLPVVGGASANVLGLKDAMGSAFDVMHGMASSTCLLLPLVEKVNTLLTELAQVTAKERALLEQCTDFISLLAAMQVRDTSLRTHLIQHNCV, from the exons ATGATGGTGGCCGCTGTTCTCGGCGCAGCTTCAGCAGCTGAGCCGCAAAACCCCAAAACAGCTGCGGCGGCGGCACAAGAGGAACATTCTAGAAGGTCGCCATTGTTGCCGTCGGAGAAAGACAACAGTAATGGAGTTGCAAATAATCCAAGAAAACCTAAATCAAGAATTGTTTCCTCTCGATACATGTCCCCTTCGGCTTCAACTTCAACATCAAATTCATCCTCAGTTTCCTCGTCTTCTTCCAATTCTAGAAGGTACCCTTCCCCTTTAATTCCAAGAAGCTCGACGCCGGTGTCGAATGGCCCCAAGAGGTCTGTTTCCGTCGACCGCCGGCGGACGGCGGCGGCCAGACCTCTAATATCCGATCTCGATTCAAAGAATGGAAATGCTGCTGAAATGTCAGCTGCCGCGAAGCTTCTCGTGACTTCTACCCGGAGTTTGTCGGTCTCGTTTCAAGGAGAAGCCTTTTCACTTCCCATTAGTAAGACTAAGGCGGCGCCGCCTAATGTGAGGAAAGGGACGCCGGAGAGGAGGAGGGGTAGCACCCCATTGAGAGGAAATCAGGTGGAGAATTCTAAGCCTTCTGATCACAACCGTTGGCCTGCCAGGAATCGAGTGGTTAATCCGTTGTCGCGGAGTTTGGATTGCCGTGGCAGCGGCGGTGGTGACCGGAGTAAGGTGATGGGATCTGCGAATGGAATCCGAACTCTGCAGCAATTGATGAATGATGAGAAGAGGCCTTCTCTTGATGGAAGCTTGAGTCTTGATTTGGGGAATTCTGACCTAATAAAGGCAGTTCCTGATGGGAATTCAGTTATTGATGGAATCTCATTGCCTTGTGATCTCACTGTATCTGATTCAGACAGTGTGTCTTCAGACAGTACTTCGGGAGTTCAAGAATTTGGTGGGTCTGCCAATGGCCGAAATGGGCCTCGTGGGATTGCTGTTTCGGCTAGGTTTTGGCAGGAAACTAATAGCCGGTTGAGGAGGCTGCAGGATCCAAGTTCACCTCTATCAGTGAGTCCTACCTCTAAACTGATGGTGCCGCCAAATTTGAGAAGGAGCTCGAGTGATGGTCATGGTCTGTTTATGTCATCCCCACGCACAATGTTGTCCCCTGCTCGTAGTGGTATTAGACCTGCCTCGCCTAGCAAGCTCATGACGACCCCTGTTGGATCATCTCCATCTCGGGGTCATAGTCCATCTAGGATAAAAAATGCTGTTAGCACCATTAATAACAATTTCATTGAGACGCCTACAGTCCTTAGTTTTGCTGTTGATGTCCGGAGGGGTAAAGTTGGGGAAAGCCGAATTTTTGATGCACACTTGTTGAGACTCTTGTACAACCGGAACCTGCAGTGGTGCTTTGTAAATGCAACGACTGAGGCAGTTATGTTGGTGCAGAAACACAGTGCAGAG AAAAATCTGTGGAACTCCTGGATAGCAATCTCCGACCTACGTGATACTGTCACCAAAAGAAGTCATAGACTGCAGCTGCTGAGGCAAAAGTTGAGACTAGCTTCCATTCTTAAAGGACAA ATGACCTTATTAGAGGATTGGGCTTCAATGGAAAACAACCACTCAGATTCTCTGCTTGGAGCTATCGAAGCCTTAAAGGCTAGCACTCTTCGTCTTCCAGTCGTTGGAGGAGCCAGT GCCAATGTTCTAGGCTTGAAGGATGCAATGGGTTCAGCTTTTGATGTCATGCATGGAATGGCATCATCGACATGTTTACTTCTGCCATTG GTTGAGAAAGTAAACACTTTATTGACAGAACTTGCACAAGTGACTGCCAAAGAGCGAGCTTTACTCGAACAATGCACAGATTTTATTTCCCTGTTAGCAGCCATGCAG GTTCGAGACACTAGTTTGAGAACACATCTAATACAACATAACTGTGTATGA